The Raphanus sativus cultivar WK10039 chromosome 2, ASM80110v3, whole genome shotgun sequence genome includes a region encoding these proteins:
- the LOC130508551 gene encoding uncharacterized protein LOC130508551, with protein sequence MEVADLLKKGYLREFLSDKAKNLLNKEGPGLPTESAPALPPQQDRVIHVITGGSEVSGISSAAAKRSTRNARSGQEAEGPMCLLLGTDEISFTAREQEKGLAPHHDALVISLTIANCLVKRILVNNGSSGNIIFHSAFADLGLEPMALTRKATPFVGFSGEVKQILGEVLLPVYAEGINQATKFLVVDCPSSYNVILGRPWIHDMGAVPSTLHQLVKFPTPWGIKAVKGDQENARSCYQTTLKGKTQVL encoded by the coding sequence ATGGAAGTCGCCGATCTCCTCAAGAAAGGCTACCTAAGGGAGTTCCTCTCAGATAAGGCCAAGAACCTTCTAAACAAGGAAGGTCCCGGTCTCCCTACCGAATCAGCTCCCGCATTGCCACCACAACAAGACCGAGTGATCCATGTCATCACAGGCGGATCGGAGGTAAGCGGAATTAGTAGTGCTGctgccaagagaagtactcgcaaCGCCAGGAGCGGTcaagaggccgagggtcctATGTGCCTGCTCCTCGGAACAGATGAGATCAGcttcactgcaagggagcagGAGAAGGGCCTTGCTCCTCATCATGACGCCCTTGTCATTTCGcttaccatagcaaactgcttggtcaagcgaatactaGTGAATAACGGGAGCTCCGGCAACATAATCTTCCATTCGGCCTTCGCCGACCTAGGGTTGGAACCCATGGCCCTAACTAGAAAGGCGACTCCTTTTGTAGGCTTCAGCGGAGAGGTCAAGCAAATCTTAGGAGAGGTCCTTCTCCCCGTGTACGCCGAGGGGATAAACCAGGCCACAAAATTCCTAGTCGTCGACTGCCCTTCATCGTATAATGTGATACtaggaaggccttggatccacgacatgggagccgtaccttcgACTTTGCATCAGCTGGTCAAGTTCCCAACTCCCTGGGGCATTAAGGCGGTCAAGGGAGATCAGGAGAATGCCAGGTCCTGCTACCAGACTACCTTGAAGGGAAAGACCCAagtcttatag